The Candidatus Woesearchaeota archaeon genomic sequence TAGCCTGTCACAGACTTATAGGTCGCCTCCAAATCAGCAGCGGCTGCAATGCCAGCCATGGCAAGAAGCAATCCAAGAACTATGAGGGTTTTTGTAAGATTTGCCGACGCAGCCATGCCTAACACCAAGCTCAAGAACAGGTTTTACTTATATATATACTTTGTGGTAGTGATATGTACAATAAATTCATGGAGTTCGAGGGATTGTAACGAAGTGGAAATCCCTCCAAGACTAATTCGGGTGTTAACTGACCGTGTCACTGAGATTTTTAGTAAAATCTCGTAAAAACAGGGGAGGCCCAAAGCCTCCCAACGCGACTCGCTGCAGGGATTAATTTCGCTAACTGGAATACAAAGCATGGAGTTCTGGGTATTGAGCAAAGCGAAATGCCCACAAGACTAATTTCGGTGTTAACGGACGAAACCGTTATGGGGCTGCCCGGATTCGAACCGGGGTCGGACGCACCCCAAGCGCCAGTGATACCAGGCTACACTACAGCCCCAAATATAATACTCTATTCAATTTACTAGCAGCGACCAGAAACATTGCTGGCAGCAGAGCTCAGAGGGCTTTATGCCCTCTCTGTTTCTATCAAATCTTAATAAAGATTTGCCAGGGCTACACTACAGCCCCAAATGATGATGTTCTTCCTGATGGGTGCTTTATGGTACACATAGGATAACATATTCCATTAAAAACCCTTTTATTTTCCTTTATTCATTTTCTTTGCCCTGGTAGCAGAATAGCTGAGCTGGATATCTTCATCGTAATCATTTTTCTTTGGGCTTTTTTTCAGGAATCCCATCAGCTGTTCCTTATCCAGTTTGCTGAAAATTGTCTTTCTAAAATTCGGCATATGGTCTTCAATATAATGTGACCCAAAAAGAGTCAACGAATACAGCAATACCCCTACCCCGAACAAAATATAGAACACAGTGAAAATTTTTGAAATATCTGTTGTCGGGTGCAGATCGCCAAAGCCCACAGTTGTCAGCGTAGTGGCAGAAAAGTAAAAGGCGTCAAGCCACCTCCATCCTTCTGCGCTATGGTAGAAAACCGTGCCAACAATTATAAGGCCAATAATCACTACCAGCATAGATGCTATTTTCTTATCATACTCGTCCATTGTTCAAATGCATACAGACTTATTTATATTTTTAACCATTAATCCACCAGCAAGATTTATAAGAATGTGCTGATTTCAGTGCATCATGGCAGGCAATGTTTCAATCAGGATTTTCCCGAGGATTCTGCTTTGGTCAATTCTCCTGGCCATCGCATCCTCTATGGCATCAGCCGGCATTGATTTTACCTATCAATGCTCTGACGAAAACTGCATGGAAGGCACGCCGATAGAATACAATGTTTATCTGCGCAACACAGCCAACTTCACACTGACTTTTGACAAGCTTGTTTTGGGCAACAAGGATTTCAATATAATCATCGACTTTGACATTTCTCCTGCGGTCACCCTTGCGCCTGGAGAAAGCCATTTTTACAATTTTAGCAGGCTAGTCAAGGCCTTGCCGGACAATAGTTACACCCTGACAGTCCAGCCTTGCTTCCAGGAAGTCAAAATGGCAATTAATGAGAATTTATCCAGCGTCTACACATTTTGCTCAGAAGGCACGTACAATATCCCAATCCTCCCTCTTGCCAAAATCAACTGCAATTCATCCAGCGATTGCGGGTCTGATGAAACCTGCTTCTTTTTCAGGTGCAAGGCCTTGTCGTGCGGGGACGGTCTTGTGGCGCGAAACCATGAATGCGCTGAAAAGCCGGCTTCGCCAGCGGATGGCACAACTAACCAGGTACCCGATGAACCTGAGCAAGGCAAAAGCAACAATGCGATTGTAGTAATCATTGTTGTTGTTCTGGCCGTGACTTTGTTTGCACTATTCATGGCGCAAAGGCAATCCAAAAAACCATCTGTCAAGTCCGGTTCCCAATTGCGAGGGAAGAAAAAATAAGAATTATGCAAAAATCTGGGATATGTGCTCATTCTTTCTTATCCTTATCACATTCTGGACAAAGCTCTCTATTTTCGGCTCATGGCTTACAATGATTATCTGCTTCACCGCAATTTGCTCCACCACACTCCTTACCCTGTCAAGCTGTTCGCTTGAAAATCCATCAGTGGGCTCATCAAGAATGATTATGTCCTTTGTTTTGATTGTGCTCACAAGGTCATTTATGACGCGGTTCAGCGAGAGCCTGTATGCCAGTGCACAGCTGGTCCTTTCGCCGCCTGACAAATAGCCAATGTCAGTCTCATAGCCGTCCTGCTCCACAATGGGCGTGAACTCGTCATCTATCCTGACAGACAGGGTTTCATCCTCCACCATGGTGGCAAACCACTGCCTGAAAAGCTCGTTGAATTCCCCATGTATTTTTGCCATCACATGCTTTTCCATAGTCGACATCAAATCAACAAAGAAGGAGTCTATCCAGTTCATGTACTGCGCAATCTCAGTTGATTTTCTAACTGCCTCTTCCTTGGAAGCCACCTCATCCTTCACAGCGGATATTAGCCTCTCCCTGAGCTCAGCCTCCTTTTTCAGAGACGCATATTCTATTCCGATTTTTTTATCGGCCTCAATTGCCTCATCCAGTTGCTTTCTAAGGGCCATATATTCGGATTCTGTGTTTTGCAGCGCTTTTATCTCTCTGGACAATTCATTTTTTGCAACATTAATTGCGCCTATCTCTTTCTTGAGGGCATCCTGCTGGTCGCTTATCCTTTTCTGCCGTTCCATGTTCCTCTCATAGTTTTGCCATTTGATGCGCAGGGCCTCTGTTTCCCTTTCTTTTTTCCTCATTGCCTCAATCTCAGTTTCTGCATCCTTCATCTGTTGCTCCATCGCTGATTCTGCCTTCAGGAATTTATCAATCTCATCTTTCGCGGCGGTTATCTTGGAATCCTCGCGCTCGTTTATCCCGTGCCTGTGCTTTTCGCCGACTTCCTGCTCGCAAATAGGGCATAAGGAAATATTGCTGATTTTCGCCTTGATTTCATTGGCCTGCCCGATTCTTGCCTGCAATTGCGCCACCTGTTTTCCAACATGGGAAAGCTGCTTCTGCATGTCCTGCAATTTCCTGTTTTTTTCCTGGACCTGCACAGAAATGTTCCTGCTCTCCTCAATCTTTTTCTGGAGAGTGCCCGGCTGCAGTGATTTCATTTCATTTTCCAGGGCTTCTATTTCCTTGCTGTTTCTCTGGTGCTGGTCAGCCTTGTTGATGAGGTCAACTTCCTTGACCCTGAACTCCCTTTTCAGGTCATTCAATCTCCTTGCTTTTGCCTCCACTTCCAAATATTTATTCCTTGTTTGCTCCACTTTATTCTTGGCTGCCACAAGCATGGGCTCAATTGCTGCCAATTTTGCCCGGTCTTTTTCCATCTCAGTCTGCTCATCCTTCATTAATGCTTTTTTGGCATCCAGGTCAGATGCTTTCCCTTCCAGTTCCCTGCGTTTTTCTTTCAGGTCCCTGTTGTATATCAGTGCGTTTTCCCTTATCCTTTTGTATTTGTCAATCTGGAAGACTTTTCTGAGCGTTTCCAGTCTGGCTTCCTTGGATTCCAGCAAAATCTGCTTCATCT encodes the following:
- a CDS encoding SMC family ATPase, encoding MLIKYIRMHNIRSYISQEIRFPDGSILLSGDIGSGKSTVLLAIEFALFGIKRGDLSGEALLRNGKKAGMVELGMELEGKEIAINRKLKRTNNGVVQDSGWIEINGKRLEASPVELKAKVLEILGYPDELLTKGKDILFRYTVYTPQEQMKQILLESKEARLETLRKVFQIDKYKRIRENALIYNRDLKEKRRELEGKASDLDAKKALMKDEQTEMEKDRAKLAAIEPMLVAAKNKVEQTRNKYLEVEAKARRLNDLKREFRVKEVDLINKADQHQRNSKEIEALENEMKSLQPGTLQKKIEESRNISVQVQEKNRKLQDMQKQLSHVGKQVAQLQARIGQANEIKAKISNISLCPICEQEVGEKHRHGINEREDSKITAAKDEIDKFLKAESAMEQQMKDAETEIEAMRKKERETEALRIKWQNYERNMERQKRISDQQDALKKEIGAINVAKNELSREIKALQNTESEYMALRKQLDEAIEADKKIGIEYASLKKEAELRERLISAVKDEVASKEEAVRKSTEIAQYMNWIDSFFVDLMSTMEKHVMAKIHGEFNELFRQWFATMVEDETLSVRIDDEFTPIVEQDGYETDIGYLSGGERTSCALAYRLSLNRVINDLVSTIKTKDIIILDEPTDGFSSEQLDRVRSVVEQIAVKQIIIVSHEPKIESFVQNVIRIRKNEHISQIFA
- a CDS encoding two pore domain potassium channel family protein — protein: MDEYDKKIASMLVVIIGLIIVGTVFYHSAEGWRWLDAFYFSATTLTTVGFGDLHPTTDISKIFTVFYILFGVGVLLYSLTLFGSHYIEDHMPNFRKTIFSKLDKEQLMGFLKKSPKKNDYDEDIQLSYSATRAKKMNKGK